The Cellulomonas fulva genome includes a window with the following:
- a CDS encoding L-threonylcarbamoyladenylate synthase: MNARTKPAHDPATWGPALDEAVDVVANGGLVVLPTDTVYGIGADAFSPVAVQELLDAKGRGRQMPPPVLIADVRTLDGLATDVPPHARLLAEAFWPGGLTLIVRAQPSLAWDLGETHGTVALRVPDHATARALLKRTGPMAVSSANRTGQPAAVTAADAYRMLGDRVRVYLDAGDAPGQVASTIVDATGPLRVVREGAISLEELNAVAPVRGVDGAFPADDAGTGAGTGDEPAGADADDEHTHDDAPGGPTG; encoded by the coding sequence GTGAACGCGCGCACCAAGCCCGCCCACGACCCGGCGACCTGGGGACCGGCGCTGGACGAGGCGGTCGACGTGGTCGCCAACGGCGGCCTCGTGGTCCTCCCCACCGACACCGTCTACGGCATCGGGGCCGACGCCTTCTCGCCCGTCGCGGTGCAGGAGCTGCTCGACGCGAAGGGCCGCGGCCGGCAGATGCCGCCGCCCGTGCTGATCGCGGACGTCCGCACGCTCGACGGCCTGGCGACCGACGTGCCGCCGCACGCGCGGCTGCTCGCCGAGGCGTTCTGGCCCGGCGGCCTGACGCTCATCGTGCGGGCGCAGCCGTCGCTCGCCTGGGACCTGGGGGAGACCCACGGGACCGTCGCGCTGCGGGTACCGGACCACGCGACGGCCCGGGCCCTGCTCAAGCGCACCGGCCCGATGGCCGTCTCGAGCGCCAACCGGACCGGGCAGCCCGCCGCCGTGACCGCGGCGGACGCCTACCGCATGCTCGGCGACCGCGTGCGCGTCTACCTCGACGCGGGGGACGCGCCCGGGCAGGTCGCCTCGACCATCGTCGACGCGACCGGCCCGCTGCGCGTGGTCCGGGAGGGGGCGATCTCGCTCGAGGAGCTCAACGCGGTCGCGCCCGTCCGCGGCGTCGACGGCGCGTTCCCGGCCGACGACGCCGGCACGGGTGCGGGCACCGGCGACGAGCCGGCCGGTGCGGACGCGGACGACGAGCACACCCACGACGACGCGCCGGGGGGTCCCACCGGGTGA
- the prmC gene encoding peptide chain release factor N(5)-glutamine methyltransferase has protein sequence MTSADERVPGVRALVEGAVRVLDQAGVPSPRVDAVALAAYALGLPRLELVLAPDPAPAGFVEEFAELVERRRGREPLQHIVGHTVFRYLTLRVEPGVFVPRPETEVVAQAAIDEARRVAATGRSPLVVDLCCGTGAIALAVDTEVAEARVVAVDLSPEAVGLTRHNSGAVGTLRLRVEQGDVRDPALLAELVGQVDVLVSNPPYVPPDAVPREPEVRDHDPDLALYGGGADGLDVPRAVLAAAARLLAPGGLVVMEHAEVQDAAVREVATSSGAFAQVATLPDLTGRPRMLVARRNARRDVEDSQP, from the coding sequence GTGACCTCCGCGGACGAGCGGGTCCCGGGCGTCCGGGCGCTCGTCGAGGGCGCCGTGCGGGTGCTCGACCAGGCCGGCGTGCCCTCCCCCCGGGTGGACGCCGTGGCGCTCGCGGCGTACGCCCTCGGGCTGCCGCGCCTCGAGCTCGTCCTCGCGCCGGACCCGGCGCCCGCGGGGTTCGTCGAGGAGTTCGCCGAGCTGGTGGAGCGGCGCCGGGGGCGTGAGCCGCTGCAGCACATCGTCGGCCACACCGTGTTCCGGTACCTGACGCTGCGCGTCGAGCCCGGCGTGTTCGTGCCGCGGCCGGAGACCGAGGTGGTCGCGCAGGCGGCGATCGACGAGGCGCGGCGCGTCGCCGCGACCGGGCGCAGCCCGCTCGTCGTCGACCTGTGCTGCGGGACCGGCGCGATCGCGCTCGCGGTCGACACCGAGGTGGCCGAGGCCCGGGTGGTCGCCGTGGACCTGTCGCCCGAGGCCGTCGGGCTCACGCGGCACAACAGCGGCGCCGTCGGCACGCTGCGCCTGCGCGTCGAGCAGGGGGACGTGCGCGACCCGGCGCTGCTCGCCGAGCTCGTCGGACAGGTGGACGTGCTGGTCTCCAACCCGCCGTACGTGCCGCCGGACGCGGTGCCGCGCGAGCCCGAGGTCCGCGACCACGACCCCGACCTGGCGTTGTACGGCGGCGGCGCGGACGGGCTCGACGTGCCGCGCGCGGTGCTCGCGGCGGCGGCGCGGCTGCTGGCCCCGGGCGGTCTCGTCGTGATGGAGCACGCGGAGGTGCAGGACGCCGCGGTCCGCGAGGTGGCGACCTCCTCAGGGGCGTTCGCGCAGGTCGCGACGCTGCCGGACCTCACCGGACGCCCTCGCATGCTCGTGGCGCGTCGGAACGCACGGCGCGACGTGGAAGACTCCCAGCCGTGA